One region of Geovibrio ferrireducens genomic DNA includes:
- a CDS encoding OprD family outer membrane porin: protein MKKLFLIFLLALCTVVTSFAADNIRDMFANGSLEGEIRVFSFQRNFDKTTPDRLDNAAGGLFYYRTAPLKGISFGAAFATANSIFNDDDDAVYSLLAKDEDGNHKSVTRLQEYFIQGEWFDTVIKYGAQEVKTPMFNIHDIRMLPRTFKGLSVVNNSLENLTLSAYYLTDSMGWSDDEFITLSKAVADEPGGAASISEDNHMAIFGASYNIPTDVLKANVQGWFYTMEDVYRETFLKASLSKKLGEANIYFNPSYFTQKSQGDELNGESDTYQYGFGTGVVFKGFNITGFYAKTGDDGLVLPWGDDKVVIQQVLASGRAEEDVYAARVAYDFSQIGLKGLSAYIFHAEYDVPESTGKDQSETDYNIQYAFSGAMEGLSLRARYADINVKQGGEDYNDIRFYAIYKFAMGKKK, encoded by the coding sequence ATGAAAAAGCTTTTTTTAATTTTTTTATTGGCACTCTGTACCGTTGTCACATCATTTGCGGCCGACAATATCAGGGATATGTTCGCAAACGGTTCTCTGGAAGGAGAGATAAGGGTTTTCAGCTTTCAGAGGAACTTTGACAAAACCACACCCGACAGGCTGGACAACGCCGCCGGAGGACTTTTCTACTACCGTACCGCACCGCTCAAAGGAATATCGTTCGGAGCAGCCTTCGCAACGGCAAACAGCATTTTCAACGATGACGATGATGCTGTTTACAGCCTCCTCGCCAAGGATGAGGACGGAAACCACAAGAGCGTCACCCGTCTTCAGGAGTATTTCATTCAGGGAGAATGGTTTGACACGGTTATCAAATACGGAGCGCAGGAAGTCAAAACCCCTATGTTCAATATTCATGACATCCGCATGCTCCCCAGAACCTTCAAAGGGCTTTCCGTTGTGAACAACTCCCTTGAGAATCTGACCCTTTCCGCTTATTACCTTACAGACTCAATGGGCTGGAGCGATGACGAGTTCATCACACTCTCCAAAGCTGTTGCGGATGAGCCCGGCGGTGCGGCATCAATATCAGAGGATAACCATATGGCAATCTTCGGGGCATCATACAATATCCCGACAGATGTTCTGAAAGCCAATGTTCAGGGCTGGTTCTACACCATGGAGGACGTTTACAGGGAGACTTTCCTCAAGGCTTCTCTGAGTAAAAAATTAGGTGAAGCAAACATTTACTTCAATCCTTCATACTTCACACAGAAATCTCAGGGTGATGAGCTCAACGGCGAATCTGATACCTATCAGTACGGCTTCGGAACCGGTGTGGTGTTCAAAGGCTTCAATATAACAGGCTTTTACGCTAAAACAGGCGATGACGGTCTGGTTCTTCCGTGGGGTGATGACAAAGTGGTTATCCAGCAGGTGCTGGCATCCGGCAGAGCCGAAGAGGATGTCTATGCGGCAAGAGTGGCCTATGACTTCTCACAAATCGGGCTTAAGGGATTGAGCGCTTATATTTTCCATGCTGAGTATGATGTGCCGGAATCAACAGGCAAAGACCAGTCCGAAACGGATTACAATATACAGTATGCCTTTTCCGGTGCTATGGAAGGTCTCAGCCTCAGGGCGAGATACGCTGACATAAATGTGAAGCAAGGCGGCGAAGACTACAACGACATACGGTTCTACGCCATATATAAGTTTGCAATGGGCAAAAAGAAATAA
- a CDS encoding tetratricopeptide repeat protein, with protein sequence MEKVIRPSDIGYTIISRFESTLRDFLSNKLLILYGDTYLLGIPSGIQEKTNKRINTEVIESVNEFLEFTDFIDLREIILFKSLFRYYFDTDKITLNDFCIMMDELYELRCKIMHSRGLLTSINIDNLYTHTKEIAHALNDFGKEYLSFLEKFEKIPAEYILPIPDAINLNKETKKYSIPNNLPTPDYEYDGGFVGREDDIKKISKLLLGDLHNVITITGAGGVGKTALALRIVQIILNGNPTKFEGMVWLSAKEDKLSVVGIEDIEPTIKSYEELLDTILDVMGFEHQDSTIEHKELDVKTIFEISSNFLIVIDNLETINDAEIINFILDAPQNIKILITSRRGLGQVERRYELNQLREREAVALFRQLAIEKNLLDLAKIQDDTIKMYVKKVACYPLAIKWVIGHVALGKDINYMFEQVNSEKSDISLFCFDNIYKSLEECSKRLLCTLSCYDTPLAAGVIQYVANVTTEEFEDSIRDLILVSLIIQEQTKSDEGEIKTRYNLLSLTRGFVRNQLDRNTSLKKEFEDRMKTVQNTIEEAERAKKQYKFSLHNFGAITDEEKIATLIAQTAYQKYQSGRYDESIDDYKRAIEIAPRFASIYRNWAVMESTEGHSLEADKLIKKATDLNPSDPQIWLIKGNIKRKEGKIKEALEAYTKAMELIPNDYVIINAIGNCKSRLGEYEEADTLFKKALMIEKKELSTSNKQEVINRTSIAENLKRWAEAFSRERDYKNAQNKLSSAFEECQKALVIDENDQRTKILFKQVQLDLAYVYKKIDLNSAIKIFENIVVETPKKVAEIKIVLSAYKELITIYVNNSNSDKALKFAQGFYKISHFAENDLRKKIKSLLDGLQDNTSRKGKIIHVSCEKGYCIIESSVAKGDTYLAHIYDFLEQPNYLDGSYLNKDVSFIPSNIKDKKKAKRIAIT encoded by the coding sequence ATGGAAAAAGTGATTAGACCATCGGATATCGGCTATACAATTATATCAAGATTCGAATCTACCTTACGTGATTTTTTGTCAAACAAGCTACTTATTCTTTATGGTGATACTTATTTATTAGGTATTCCTTCTGGTATACAAGAAAAAACAAACAAAAGGATTAATACAGAAGTAATAGAATCAGTGAATGAGTTTTTAGAATTTACAGACTTTATAGACTTAAGAGAGATCATACTTTTTAAATCATTATTTAGATATTACTTTGATACAGATAAAATAACTTTAAATGATTTCTGTATAATGATGGACGAACTATATGAACTCAGGTGCAAAATAATGCACAGCCGAGGACTTCTTACATCAATTAATATTGATAATTTATATACTCATACAAAAGAAATTGCACATGCTTTAAATGACTTCGGAAAAGAATATTTATCTTTCTTAGAAAAATTTGAAAAAATCCCCGCTGAATACATATTGCCGATTCCTGATGCTATTAATTTAAATAAAGAAACAAAAAAATATTCAATACCAAATAATTTACCAACACCAGATTATGAATATGATGGAGGATTTGTTGGAAGAGAAGATGATATTAAAAAAATATCGAAACTCCTTCTTGGAGATTTACATAATGTCATTACGATAACAGGGGCAGGAGGAGTTGGAAAAACTGCTCTAGCTCTGCGTATAGTTCAGATAATACTCAATGGCAATCCCACAAAGTTTGAGGGAATGGTTTGGCTAAGTGCCAAAGAAGACAAACTATCTGTTGTAGGAATAGAAGACATTGAACCAACGATAAAAAGCTATGAAGAGCTACTTGACACTATTCTAGATGTTATGGGGTTTGAACACCAAGATTCAACCATAGAACACAAAGAACTAGATGTTAAAACAATATTTGAAATATCTTCTAACTTTCTTATTGTAATTGATAACCTAGAAACTATTAATGATGCAGAGATTATTAATTTCATATTAGATGCCCCTCAAAATATTAAAATCCTCATTACAAGTAGAAGAGGATTAGGACAAGTTGAGCGTAGATATGAATTAAATCAATTACGAGAACGAGAAGCGGTGGCTCTTTTTCGACAACTTGCTATTGAAAAAAATTTACTTGATTTAGCAAAAATACAAGACGATACAATTAAAATGTATGTCAAAAAAGTTGCATGTTACCCATTAGCAATAAAGTGGGTTATTGGACATGTTGCATTAGGAAAAGATATTAACTATATGTTTGAACAAGTTAATTCAGAAAAAAGTGATATATCACTATTCTGTTTTGACAATATATACAAGAGCTTAGAAGAATGCTCAAAAAGATTACTTTGTACACTTAGCTGTTATGACACTCCTTTAGCAGCCGGAGTTATACAATATGTGGCAAATGTTACGACTGAAGAATTTGAAGATAGCATAAGAGACTTGATACTTGTCTCTTTAATAATACAAGAACAAACTAAAAGTGATGAGGGAGAAATCAAAACAAGGTATAACTTACTCTCTCTTACAAGAGGATTTGTTAGAAACCAACTAGACAGAAACACCTCTTTGAAAAAAGAATTTGAAGACAGAATGAAAACAGTTCAAAATACTATCGAAGAGGCTGAAAGAGCAAAAAAACAGTATAAATTCAGTCTACATAATTTTGGGGCAATTACCGATGAAGAGAAAATTGCAACATTAATAGCTCAGACAGCATATCAAAAATACCAAAGCGGCCGTTATGATGAATCTATTGATGACTACAAGAGAGCAATTGAAATCGCTCCTCGGTTTGCTTCAATATACAGAAATTGGGCTGTAATGGAATCCACGGAAGGTCATAGTTTGGAAGCTGACAAACTTATAAAAAAAGCAACTGATCTTAACCCTTCAGATCCTCAAATATGGCTCATAAAAGGAAATATAAAACGAAAAGAAGGAAAAATTAAAGAAGCTCTTGAAGCTTATACAAAAGCAATGGAATTAATACCGAATGATTATGTTATCATCAATGCCATAGGTAATTGTAAAAGCAGACTTGGGGAATATGAAGAAGCGGATACATTATTTAAGAAAGCACTCATGATTGAAAAGAAAGAATTATCAACCTCAAACAAACAAGAGGTAATAAACAGAACGAGTATTGCTGAAAACTTGAAAAGATGGGCTGAAGCTTTTTCTAGAGAAAGAGATTACAAAAATGCTCAAAACAAACTCTCGAGTGCTTTTGAGGAATGCCAAAAAGCCTTAGTTATTGATGAGAATGACCAAAGAACAAAAATACTGTTTAAGCAAGTCCAACTAGATCTAGCTTATGTTTATAAAAAGATAGATCTAAATAGTGCAATAAAAATATTTGAAAATATCGTCGTTGAGACCCCGAAGAAGGTTGCAGAAATCAAAATTGTTTTATCTGCTTATAAAGAGTTGATAACAATTTATGTCAATAATAGTAATTCTGATAAAGCATTAAAGTTTGCACAAGGTTTTTATAAAATTTCTCACTTTGCTGAAAATGATTTAAGGAAAAAAATAAAATCTCTACTTGACGGATTACAAGACAATACTTCCAGAAAAGGAAAAATAATTCATGTATCCTGTGAAAAAGGTTATTGTATTATAGAGTCATCAGTAGCAAAAGGTGATACTTATCTCGCCCATATTTACGACTTCTTAGAACAACCTAACTATCTTGATGGTTCATATTTAAATAAAGATGTTAGTTTTATACCTTCTAATATTAAAGATAAAAAGAAAGCTAAACGCATAGCAATTACTTAA
- a CDS encoding metallophosphoesterase has protein sequence MKFTRRHFIKNLGLGAGACFIALNTLGCSSGSSGSDAGPLWEPGSTRDKIVVISDIHLGIDDRYTETKQNRSHLVNFLKSVRKTTDVRELVIAGDFLDEWFLPVYYPSHTDQDLFYRSVIANNQSVFNELNKVIASGIKLVYVPGNHDLTLESYILQEAIPGLVQARDVRGLGAYYTGDRNEIVIEHGHRYDIFSAPDTVTNAELCGNDDTILPAGYFYARYAATWVLEGKPTVPKILPGVTNIPDMSDPDQYGAYLYHLTLKSVSERMTPYEAPEAKIFDMRISGFNDSYSYLDFYPAELEDGTISAPVLFKNIQRTWAERQTLNNVNVHSSFIEAVPASVNSAAYFAQAKVQYLENPSENVDVVVFGHTHVPSYRDAGGGKHYVNSGTWIDHNVDFQNIERTFAVITTGASSTSAVYSYLADGTAEDVTASLAATDD, from the coding sequence ATGAAATTTACCCGAAGACATTTTATTAAAAATCTTGGTTTAGGCGCCGGAGCCTGTTTTATAGCACTCAACACTCTCGGATGTTCATCGGGTTCCTCCGGCTCGGACGCTGGACCTTTATGGGAACCCGGCAGCACAAGAGACAAAATTGTCGTTATAAGTGATATTCACCTCGGTATAGATGACAGATACACCGAAACCAAGCAAAACCGTTCGCATTTAGTTAATTTTCTTAAATCAGTCAGAAAAACCACAGATGTGCGTGAGCTGGTCATCGCCGGGGATTTCCTTGATGAATGGTTTTTGCCTGTCTATTATCCAAGCCACACCGATCAGGATCTGTTTTACAGGAGTGTGATTGCAAACAATCAGAGTGTGTTCAATGAACTGAACAAAGTAATCGCGAGCGGGATAAAACTGGTCTATGTTCCCGGAAACCATGACCTGACACTGGAATCATACATTTTACAGGAAGCAATTCCCGGTCTGGTTCAGGCCAGAGATGTCAGAGGGCTTGGTGCTTATTACACTGGCGACAGGAACGAGATTGTTATTGAGCACGGTCACCGTTATGACATTTTTTCCGCACCGGATACAGTAACTAATGCGGAACTGTGCGGCAATGATGACACTATCCTCCCGGCAGGTTATTTTTATGCGCGCTATGCCGCAACATGGGTATTGGAAGGGAAGCCAACGGTTCCCAAGATCCTGCCTGGGGTAACTAACATACCTGATATGAGCGATCCTGATCAGTATGGTGCTTATTTGTATCATCTGACTCTTAAAAGCGTCTCCGAGCGTATGACTCCTTATGAGGCTCCGGAAGCAAAGATATTTGATATGCGTATTTCAGGCTTTAATGATTCTTATTCGTATCTGGATTTCTACCCTGCAGAGCTGGAAGATGGAACGATTTCTGCGCCTGTACTGTTTAAAAATATTCAGCGTACATGGGCTGAGCGTCAGACACTCAATAATGTTAATGTTCACAGCAGTTTTATAGAGGCTGTGCCAGCTTCGGTTAACTCTGCCGCATATTTTGCGCAGGCAAAGGTTCAGTATCTGGAAAACCCTTCTGAAAATGTGGATGTGGTTGTATTCGGGCATACTCATGTACCCTCATACAGAGATGCAGGCGGAGGAAAGCATTATGTTAACTCCGGAACATGGATAGACCACAATGTTGACTTTCAGAATATTGAACGCACATTTGCCGTTATAACCACCGGAGCATCAAGCACTTCGGCTGTCTACAGCTATCTGGCTGACGGCACAGCCGAAGATGTAACAGCCTCTTTGGCAGCGACTGACGACTAG
- a CDS encoding GHKL domain-containing protein, whose protein sequence is MLILLLCTMAMPKYKSRAVYVAATAVILIGNLSANYYFYLSENYTAVFYVDLAMLFVIGIALKPLFTDKIMQWCFSYITMLNIYAAVVFISYSFRNVFPDPVYGNVYLRLILFSVVIIVFRKWVSKPYRKVLDYWHIYILPTAALFICFLGYFFGGDIQDTLTGNYLPLIFLIILGLSVYIAIIHSLKTITMQYEMREENQAMQAERAYLQLAADGMSERLKLIEAVSVQNIRTAHDRRHFNNVLLELLERGQTDEAAALLRSQNQSVLKINRVYCENPAVNAAVSHYANIAEQAGIQTEISLDIPGSLSVDTLELSMAVSNLLENAIQSCKGLPESKAPFIRFICRSVGRLLLEMENSCSEDAALDESGYPAATGEDHGIGSKSVIAFVNKYDGELIYKIENGVFRVRLEV, encoded by the coding sequence ATGCTTATACTTTTGCTCTGCACCATGGCAATGCCGAAGTATAAAAGCAGGGCTGTGTATGTTGCCGCAACGGCGGTTATACTGATCGGAAACCTCAGCGCAAATTACTATTTTTACCTTTCAGAGAACTACACCGCAGTATTTTATGTTGACCTTGCGATGCTTTTTGTAATCGGAATCGCCCTCAAGCCTCTTTTTACTGACAAAATTATGCAGTGGTGTTTCAGCTATATCACCATGCTCAATATTTATGCCGCTGTGGTGTTTATAAGCTACTCTTTCCGCAACGTTTTCCCTGATCCGGTTTACGGCAATGTGTATCTACGCCTGATTTTATTTTCAGTTGTTATTATAGTTTTCCGTAAATGGGTGTCCAAGCCTTACCGCAAGGTGCTGGATTATTGGCACATTTATATATTGCCCACTGCTGCTCTGTTCATTTGTTTTCTGGGATATTTTTTCGGCGGCGATATTCAGGATACGCTGACCGGTAATTACCTGCCGCTTATTTTCCTGATTATCCTTGGTTTGTCTGTGTATATCGCCATCATCCACTCTCTGAAAACAATAACAATGCAATATGAGATGCGGGAGGAGAATCAGGCCATGCAGGCGGAACGGGCATATCTTCAGCTGGCGGCAGACGGTATGTCTGAGAGGCTTAAACTCATTGAGGCTGTATCAGTACAAAACATCCGCACCGCCCATGACCGCCGCCACTTCAATAATGTACTTCTGGAGCTTCTGGAGCGGGGGCAGACCGATGAGGCCGCGGCGCTGCTGCGAAGTCAGAACCAGTCAGTGCTGAAAATCAACAGGGTTTACTGCGAAAACCCGGCTGTTAATGCTGCTGTCAGTCACTATGCCAATATTGCGGAACAGGCGGGTATACAGACGGAAATCAGTCTGGATATTCCCGGCAGTCTGTCTGTGGACACGCTGGAGCTTTCCATGGCGGTTTCAAATCTGCTGGAAAATGCTATACAGTCCTGCAAAGGGCTGCCTGAGAGTAAAGCTCCTTTTATCCGCTTTATCTGCCGGAGTGTTGGACGGCTGCTGCTGGAAATGGAAAACTCCTGTTCGGAAGATGCCGCTCTTGATGAAAGCGGTTATCCGGCTGCCACCGGTGAAGACCACGGAATCGGCAGCAAAAGTGTCATTGCTTTTGTAAACAAGTATGACGGTGAACTGATTTACAAAATAGAAAACGGTGTTTTCCGGGTACGTCTTGAAGTGTAA
- a CDS encoding LytR/AlgR family response regulator transcription factor — MIRIAICDDMPDDLQSLVSLTEQFLSVNGLDAEVTGFSHPDHLLTAIETMSFHLYILDIVMPMVTGLELGREIRRIDRESQIIYSTTEPQFALQAYAASPLNYLIKPIGRQQLFDTLALAVSKADLADGQTFTVKTADSLRVIKLSGITCCEYRSHAAIFSLANGEEFSSRTFRENFAEYCAPILNSRYFLQCHTSFVINMRKVEHFTKESFILFGGKAVPIAAKRYPAVRDAYMDYLTARGGNG; from the coding sequence ATGATTCGTATTGCGATCTGCGATGACATGCCTGACGATCTGCAAAGCCTTGTTTCCCTGACTGAGCAGTTCCTGTCCGTAAACGGTCTTGATGCCGAAGTGACAGGGTTTTCCCATCCGGATCATCTGCTGACAGCCATAGAGACAATGAGCTTTCATCTTTATATATTGGACATAGTTATGCCGATGGTCACTGGGCTGGAATTAGGCAGGGAGATTCGCCGCATTGACCGGGAGTCGCAGATTATCTACTCTACCACAGAACCTCAGTTTGCCTTGCAGGCATACGCCGCAAGCCCGCTAAACTATCTCATAAAGCCAATCGGCAGGCAGCAGCTTTTTGACACTCTCGCCCTCGCCGTCTCCAAGGCAGACCTTGCCGATGGGCAGACTTTTACCGTAAAAACTGCCGACAGCCTGAGGGTAATAAAACTTTCCGGCATAACCTGCTGCGAATACCGCAGCCACGCCGCAATATTCAGCCTCGCAAACGGAGAGGAGTTTTCCAGCCGCACTTTCAGGGAGAATTTTGCTGAATACTGCGCGCCCATTCTGAATAGCAGGTATTTTCTGCAATGCCACACCTCGTTTGTGATCAACATGCGCAAAGTGGAGCATTTTACTAAGGAGAGCTTCATTCTTTTCGGCGGCAAAGCGGTTCCCATTGCCGCCAAGAGATACCCCGCAGTGCGGGATGCGTATATGGATTACCTCACTGCAAGGGGAGGAAACGGGTGA
- a CDS encoding 2-aminoethylphosphonate--pyruvate transaminase: protein MHGFDNNYLLLTPGPLTTTKSVREAMAYDVPTRDKGYSELVQKIRNELTDLATQDSGEYTAVLVQGSGTFAVESMLTSCVGASHRLLIAVNGAYGERMAEIASKAGLNYDTLIFEEDCAVAPDEVAEKLKPGDFTHFAVIHLETTTGILNPVMELGEVCAGAGVVFMADCMSSFGSVVFDMKKCKMHFMAASSNKCLQGVPGIGLVVCRRDAMEACRGISRSVSLDLYAQYRYMEDSKGGFRFTSPTHVILALVQALEELREEGGISARNARYCENQLLLSEGMAELGFELFLDKKVQSPVITTFIQPPGGFDFEEMYEYLKKNGFYIYPGKLTKRETFRIGTIGNVFPSDMQLFLDLVEKYINRGAVRFTV, encoded by the coding sequence ATGCATGGATTTGACAACAACTACCTTCTTCTGACTCCCGGCCCGCTCACAACAACAAAAAGTGTAAGAGAGGCTATGGCATACGATGTACCCACCAGAGATAAAGGCTACAGTGAACTGGTTCAGAAAATTCGGAATGAACTGACAGACCTGGCCACGCAGGATTCAGGGGAATACACTGCCGTTCTTGTTCAGGGTTCCGGTACATTTGCGGTTGAATCTATGCTGACAAGCTGTGTAGGTGCTTCGCATCGTCTTCTCATAGCGGTAAACGGAGCATACGGAGAACGTATGGCGGAGATTGCCTCCAAAGCAGGGCTGAACTATGACACACTGATATTTGAAGAAGACTGTGCGGTTGCTCCCGATGAGGTAGCTGAGAAGCTGAAACCCGGAGACTTTACCCATTTTGCAGTGATCCATCTGGAAACCACAACAGGAATCCTCAATCCGGTCATGGAACTGGGTGAGGTTTGCGCCGGAGCGGGTGTTGTCTTTATGGCAGACTGCATGAGCAGTTTCGGTTCGGTGGTATTTGATATGAAAAAATGTAAAATGCACTTTATGGCTGCTTCATCCAATAAATGTCTTCAGGGTGTGCCGGGAATAGGGCTCGTAGTCTGCCGCAGAGATGCAATGGAGGCTTGCAGAGGTATAAGCAGGTCAGTTTCTCTGGATCTGTACGCACAATACAGATATATGGAAGATTCAAAAGGCGGCTTTCGTTTTACATCGCCCACACACGTCATACTTGCTTTGGTTCAGGCTCTGGAGGAATTAAGAGAGGAAGGAGGAATCAGTGCCAGAAATGCCAGATACTGCGAGAATCAGCTCCTTCTTTCCGAAGGAATGGCAGAATTGGGATTCGAATTGTTTTTGGATAAAAAGGTTCAGTCCCCGGTGATTACCACCTTTATCCAGCCTCCCGGCGGTTTTGATTTTGAGGAAATGTATGAATATCTGAAAAAAAACGGATTTTACATCTATCCCGGCAAGCTGACTAAACGGGAAACATTCCGTATCGGCACAATAGGAAATGTGTTCCCATCGGATATGCAGCTATTTCTTGATCTTGTGGAGAAATACATCAACAGGGGGGCGGTTCGTTTTACAGTATAA
- the phnX gene encoding phosphonoacetaldehyde hydrolase — protein sequence MRIKAVIFDWAGTTVDYGCLAPVAAIISTLEANSIKVTPKEVRLHMGMKKRDHLGKIFEFPSVTEQFEKLHGRMPAEADIDRIYDETDRMLTFSLPQYSTLISGVSEVVSEIRRMGLKIGSTTGYTKDMMGVVGRCAAEQGYVPDCIVASDEVPAGRPAPWMCYEAVRRMGVFPSYECVKIGDTPSDIEEGVNAGMWSVGIITGGSEMGLTPEEYASMDSFTLMKNTKDVYGRLCSHGAHYIAVFNSEIPDILRDIDRRVKLGEKPSAPSYSRAGEGESNHGVLRAFHRAKLAAESAAIVSRDAQVFISQALSTPCLDTVVSCEGAEFILAGGKKVLDFHGNGVHQVGFNNPEVKNAVVNQLETLPFSPRRYANETAVRLAEKLIEITDSDMAKVLYAPAATLAVSSAIKLAMKITGRRKIYSAYGSFHGASLCALSAAGDHGFLEGISGFDIGENFLPYNSAGSAQENLASLELLERRIAEKHDAAALLIEPVRCTSVHVPDAAYFRRLDEICTEYGILKIFDETATGLGRSGKWFAYQHFPIKPDMLVTGKGLGGGIIPIACLMVRDGLDCARDISIGHYTHEKSPAGCAAGLAVIEFIEKNNLIAETADKGAYFASLLGEIRSRFPLSVKHVRHLGLMAALETEKAFYAEYAMYQALDKGLSFKVSSGNIITLTPALTITNEQLKQAADILSAVFTGIRS from the coding sequence ATGAGAATCAAAGCTGTGATTTTTGACTGGGCAGGAACAACTGTTGACTACGGTTGCTTAGCGCCCGTTGCTGCTATCATCTCCACCCTTGAGGCAAACTCAATTAAAGTTACGCCGAAAGAGGTTCGCCTTCATATGGGAATGAAAAAGAGGGATCATCTGGGCAAAATCTTTGAGTTTCCCTCCGTTACGGAGCAGTTTGAAAAGCTGCACGGCAGAATGCCTGCTGAGGCTGATATAGACAGGATTTATGATGAAACGGACCGCATGCTGACTTTCAGTCTGCCGCAATACAGCACGCTGATCAGCGGTGTGTCTGAGGTTGTTTCAGAGATAAGGCGCATGGGACTCAAAATAGGCTCAACCACAGGCTACACCAAAGATATGATGGGTGTTGTAGGCAGATGCGCTGCGGAACAGGGGTATGTTCCTGACTGCATAGTGGCTTCGGATGAGGTTCCCGCAGGGAGGCCTGCCCCTTGGATGTGCTATGAAGCTGTCAGACGTATGGGGGTCTTTCCTTCTTACGAATGCGTCAAAATAGGCGATACACCCAGCGACATTGAAGAGGGTGTGAATGCCGGAATGTGGTCTGTGGGCATCATAACGGGCGGAAGCGAAATGGGACTGACGCCGGAAGAATACGCATCCATGGACAGCTTCACTCTTATGAAAAACACCAAAGATGTATATGGCAGGCTTTGCTCGCACGGGGCGCACTACATAGCTGTGTTTAACAGCGAGATTCCCGATATTCTCAGAGACATAGACCGCAGAGTAAAACTCGGTGAAAAACCTTCAGCGCCTTCTTACAGCCGTGCAGGGGAGGGGGAGTCCAACCACGGAGTTCTCCGCGCCTTCCACAGGGCAAAACTCGCTGCCGAATCTGCTGCGATTGTGAGCAGGGATGCGCAGGTTTTCATATCTCAGGCTCTCTCCACGCCATGTCTTGATACCGTAGTCTCCTGCGAGGGGGCGGAATTTATTCTCGCTGGCGGGAAAAAAGTTTTGGATTTCCACGGCAACGGGGTACATCAGGTGGGTTTTAATAATCCGGAAGTTAAGAATGCCGTTGTTAATCAGCTTGAAACTCTGCCTTTCAGCCCCAGAAGATATGCTAACGAAACAGCGGTGCGTCTGGCTGAAAAGCTTATTGAAATAACAGACAGCGATATGGCGAAGGTGCTTTACGCCCCTGCGGCCACACTTGCCGTCAGCAGTGCTATTAAGCTTGCTATGAAAATTACAGGCAGGAGGAAAATATACTCAGCTTACGGCTCCTTCCACGGTGCCAGTCTCTGTGCCCTTTCAGCAGCAGGTGATCACGGATTTCTGGAAGGGATTTCCGGGTTTGACATAGGTGAAAATTTCTTGCCGTATAATTCCGCCGGAAGCGCTCAGGAGAATCTTGCCTCTCTTGAGCTTCTGGAAAGGCGTATTGCTGAGAAGCATGATGCCGCCGCATTGCTTATTGAACCTGTGAGGTGCACATCCGTTCATGTGCCTGATGCGGCATATTTCCGCAGACTGGACGAAATATGCACAGAATACGGAATACTTAAAATATTTGATGAAACTGCGACCGGACTCGGAAGAAGCGGAAAGTGGTTTGCCTATCAGCATTTTCCGATAAAGCCTGATATGCTGGTGACCGGAAAGGGACTGGGCGGAGGAATAATACCTATTGCCTGCCTCATGGTAAGAGACGGGCTTGACTGCGCCAGAGATATTTCCATAGGGCATTATACCCACGAAAAAAGCCCTGCCGGATGCGCCGCAGGGCTTGCGGTTATTGAGTTTATTGAAAAGAATAACCTTATTGCGGAAACTGCGGATAAAGGAGCGTACTTCGCTTCATTGCTGGGTGAGATCCGGAGCAGGTTCCCTTTGAGTGTGAAGCATGTCAGGCATTTGGGGCTTATGGCGGCTCTGGAGACTGAAAAGGCCTTTTACGCTGAATACGCCATGTATCAGGCTTTGGATAAGGGTTTGAGCTTCAAGGTTTCGTCAGGAAATATTATTACTCTTACCCCCGCTCTTACTATTACAAATGAACAGCTTAAGCAGGCTGCGGATATACTGTCTGCTGTATTCACCGGAATAAGGTCTTAA